The sequence ACCAGGCATAATGGAACCTTATATGTTGCAACAAACCGTGGGGTTTATTATTTACCTTCTATCACCGGTAAACGGAGCACCGGCAAGCAAAATCAACACAGTAAGTTGTCTCCTTTTGAACTATACCTGCCCCAACAAGTTGCAGGGATACCCTCAGAATGCTGGGATTTACTTTCTGTTAAAAACACACTGTTAGTGGCAGCAAATCAAGGCGTATTTCAAATCAATGTAAGCAAGTCTGAAGCCAGACGTCTTAACAGGGAGAATTACCTGGCACATAGGGTCAGGATAATATTAGAGGATAACGCAAGAGTGCTGCATTTATCAAAGTTAGATCCTCAAAGGGTTTTTATAGGACTGGTTGAAGGTTTAACATCTATCTATTGGAACGAAGGCAAATGGATTTATGAAGGTAAAATAAAAGGAATCAATGAAAATATTATAAGTATTGCAGAAGACCACCCGGGGAACTTATGGCTTGGTACAGAAAATCAAGGTGTTATAAATGTAAGTTCTGACATTAATAGTAACCAGTCTGATTTATTAATATCCAAATACGATACTACGCACGGATTTCCTCCAGGGCCGATTTATGTCCAGCAAGTTTTAAATCGGATAGTCTTTGCCACATCAAAAGGTCTCTATAAGTTTATTCCCCCGACTTTGTCCCCCTCAGGTAACTCCCCCCCGAGTTACTCGGGGGGACAGGCGAAACAGGCAGTCTCCGGCAAGGAATCCGCATCATTTAAGCCAGATTCTTCAATGGGTAGTATTTTTACCGATGCTTCAAAATGGATCCATAGAATACTTGAGGATGACCTTGGAAATATCTGGATGGTGACCTTTACAAATAACATCATCGATTTGGGATATGTCCCTGGCGCCAGCCTGTCCCGTAGGGGGAATAATGACACAACTGAACCCTGGATAAACACCCCATTTTTGCATTTTCCAAAGACAATAATACATGTAATTTATCCTGATCCCCAACCAAACAGTGCAGGTAAAAAGAATATAGTCTGGTTTGGTGATACTGATGGACTTATAAGGTATGACCCCAATTTAAACAGAGAATATAATCAAGACTTTTATTCACTGATCAGGAAAGTTACACTGGGAGAAGATTCAGTTATCTTCCGTGGTACATATTACGATAGTAGAACACATATCAATAAAAATACATTAAAGGAGTTAAATAATAGAATTGTATCATTAATACAACCAGATAATCTAAAACCTACCCTTGCATATATTACCAACTCAATAACTTTTCATTACGCTGCCCCGAGTTATTTTGATGAAGCATCTATTCAATATAAATATTATTTAGAAGATTTTAATAAAAATTGGTCAGAATGGTCTAATGAAAGTAAAAAAGAATATACCAACCTTCCTGAAGGAACGTATCATTTTCACGTAAAGGCCAAAAATATATATGAAAATGAAAGCCTGGAAGCGGTTTTTCAATTTACTATCCTCTCACCCTGGTATAGAACTATATGGGCTTATCTGTCCTATATTTTATTTTTCATTGGGTTTGTATACGGAACCGTCCGTTTAAGTGTGATGGGTTTAAGAGCAAAGAAAGAAAAATTAGAGAGAATAGTAAAAGAAAGAACAAGCGAGATTTTGATGCAAAAAGAGGAGATCTTGCAACAATCTGAGGAAATAGAAGCGCAAAGAGATGCTTTAGAAGATAAAACTGAAAAGCTACAGTCAGCATATACCAATATTACCGATAGTATAAGGTATGCGAAAAGAATACAGGAAGCCATGCTGCCGCCAGAAAATCTTATAAAGGAAAATTTTCCCGAATCATTTATGCTTTATAAACCACAGCAGATTGTAAGTGGTGATTTCTATTGGTTTACGGAAGTAAGC is a genomic window of Cytophagales bacterium containing:
- a CDS encoding SpoIIE family protein phosphatase, translated to MQININSNSSGSRSLFLPLLLLILLPFNLKSQQTSTFNYLRNYTAKEYNAIPQNWAIVQDKRGVMYFGNSKGVLEYDGVTWNLISIPNEIIRSLTIDDNNLIYVGGDGQIGYLAPDSVGEMQYFSLLKFINEQDRHFSNVWNAYATAQGVYFQTSKKIFRWNGENMKVWNANKAEDFNAMFYIPPLYKNKQHFGGIFIRQKGRGLMKIEGDSLVLLPNGALFANHGIYCMLPFNPHSRISSIPQGREQILIISTNIGLFLMDAANSRIIYPFHTSLEDFFLNYTAYKGTVLPDPANSGEQYYSIGTIGGGNVIINSKGEVIQLLNRNSNLQDETIWFQYLDRQKNLWLALDNGVSKVEISSPLTFVNTNAGLEGRVESITRHNGTLYVATNRGVYYLPSITGKRSTGKQNQHSKLSPFELYLPQQVAGIPSECWDLLSVKNTLLVAANQGVFQINVSKSEARRLNRENYLAHRVRIILEDNARVLHLSKLDPQRVFIGLVEGLTSIYWNEGKWIYEGKIKGINENIISIAEDHPGNLWLGTENQGVINVSSDINSNQSDLLISKYDTTHGFPPGPIYVQQVLNRIVFATSKGLYKFIPPTLSPSGNSPPSYSGGQAKQAVSGKESASFKPDSSMGSIFTDASKWIHRILEDDLGNIWMVTFTNNIIDLGYVPGASLSRRGNNDTTEPWINTPFLHFPKTIIHVIYPDPQPNSAGKKNIVWFGDTDGLIRYDPNLNREYNQDFYSLIRKVTLGEDSVIFRGTYYDSRTHINKNTLKELNNRIVSLIQPDNLKPTLAYITNSITFHYAAPSYFDEASIQYKYYLEDFNKNWSEWSNESKKEYTNLPEGTYHFHVKAKNIYENESLEAVFQFTILSPWYRTIWAYLSYILFFIGFVYGTVRLSVMGLRAKKEKLERIVKERTSEILMQKEEILQQSEEIEAQRDALEDKTEKLQSAYTNITDSIRYAKRIQEAMLPPENLIKENFPESFMLYKPQQIVSGDFYWFTEVSRNGIPTYIIAAVDCTGHGVPGAFVSIIGHNSLNQIINEYGLTKPSEILDQLNILIAKTLRQKEDGMDIALVSLELRSKNLEQKTENWKLEYAGAYNSLYLIRNKKTSEVYDLQDGANKLPEPVIINDDIALYEIKANRFPIGAFLKDKTNKFTNHQFDLYKGDTIYIFSDGYPDQFGGPKGKKFRYKQFKELLVSIYNSSIEDQKQILDQTFEQWRGEEEQVDDVLVMGIRL